The sequence CCAACGTGCTCAATCCAGGGAAGGTCGTCGGGCCCGACCTGCTGTCGGACGCGCTGACGGCCCGCTAGTCGCCCGAAGGCTTCACCCACCAGCCGGGGGCCGCTCCCGGCGGCACCGGCGGCGTCGACCCGTCCCGCGCGTGGAGACCTCCAGGAGTCGGCCGTGACCACCACATTCGATCCCGCCCCGGGCGCGTCCGTCGGCTACCTCGGACCGGCGGGTACCTTCACCCACCGCACCGTGCTGGCCGATCCGGTCCTGGCCGCGCTGCGGCACGTTCCCTGCGCCGACCCCGACGAGCTCATGGCCCGGCTCAGCGACGGCTCGGTCACCTACGGCGTGCTGGCCTGGGAGAACTCGGTCGCCGGCCTGGTCGGGCCGACGGCCGACCTGCTCGCCGGCCTGGGCACCGGAAAGGCCGTGGACCCGTCCGAACGAAGCCAGGCCCGCCTGCACCGCGACGTCGTCATCCCGGTCCGGTTCCAGCTCGTCGGCCTGCACGGTGCCAGCCCCGAGGCACTGCGCACGGTCTCCTCACATCCGCACGCGCTCGACCAGTGCCGTGCCTGGCTGGCTGAGCACGCCCCGCGGTCCAGCCTGGTCCCGGCCCCGTCCACGACGGCCGCGCTCGAGCTCGCCCTGGGCGACCCGACCGGCCGAACCGCCGCGGTCACGCCAAACGCCGGCCCCGCCGCCCCGCGGCTCAGCGTTCTGGCCGACGACATAGGGGAGACCGCCACGGCGGAGACCCGGTTCGTCGTCCTCGGCCGCGACGAGCCGGCCCGCACCGGACGCGAGCGGACGGTCATCGCCTGCTTCCAGCAGCGCGACCGGCCCGGATCGCTGATGACCGTCCTCGAACCGTTCGCCCGCGCCGGCATCGACCTGCTCCGGATCGAATCCCGGCCGACCCGCGACGGGCTGGGCCGCTTCTACTTCCTCATCGAGTGGCGCGGCCATCCCGACGATCCGCCGCCGCGGGCCGTGCTGCGCGAGCTGGCTGAGCGCGCCGTCCGGGTCCGCGTGCTCGGCACCTTCGACGAGCCCAGCCCCAGTCGCCCCACGCCCAGCCGGCCCAGGAAGGCCGGGTGACCAAGGTGGACGCGCCCCGGCCCGTTGGGACTGCTGCGCCGGCCGTGGCCGCCTCCCTGCTGGCCGCGCTGGTCCGCGGGCACTGCCAGGCCGGCCCGGCCGAGACCGGCAGTCACGAACGACGACGAAGGAGACCCGCCATGCGCTTGCAGACCGGCCGAACCTGCTCTCGGGACGTGCCGCGGTGACGGCCGGCGAGCTCGACGCGCGACCGCACCCGGCACCGATCCGGTCCCGGCCGACCGGCCTCGACCTGCTCGGCCCCGAGGCCCCGGACATCGCCACGATCGACTCGGTGACTGGGGGCCGCGAGATCATCGACGAGCTCGACGACCTGATCCGCGACGTGATCGTGCTGCGGCGTCGGGTGGCCTGGCGGATACAGAAGCTGCGGATGACCGCCGGCGGAGGGCGGATCGAGATGAGCCGCGAGTACGAGGTCACCCGCAGGTTCCTGGACGCGCTCGGCCCAGCCGGCAGCGAGGTCGCGGTGGCGTTGCTTCTGCTGTGCCGAGGGCCGGCCCCGTCGGTCGACGTCCGTCCGTCCACCGAACATGACATCGACGCCGGTCACGCCGCTCGCTGAGAGTGTCGGGCTGTGAGGAGGACCGACGGATGAGTGTGGCTGTCAGCGGACCAGGCGGCTGTGGAACACCTGGTCGCCCGACGCGGTCTCCGGCCCGAACGGTGCCGCGCCGGCCATGGTGGGTTAGCCGGTGAGCCTGCGGACGCCCAGCACGGCGGAGGCGACCGTCGCGGGCGGGAACGCCGGCGCCGACCAGCCCGTGGCTGGATGCTGGAGCCGCCGGGACTGGTCGGTGTTGCTCATCACCTGCGTCGGGCTGTTCGTCACCCAGCTGGATCTGACCGTCGTCAACGTGGCGGTCGGCGCGATCGGTCGCCGGCTGCACGCGTCCACCGGCGCGGTCACCTGGGTGGTCGACGGGTATTTCGTGACGTTCGCCGCGTTCATGATCGGTTTTGGCGACGTCGGCGACCTGTTCGGGCGCAGACGGGTCTTCCTGGCCGGACTGGCCGGCTTCGCGGCGGCGTCGACTGGTTGCGCGGCCGCGCCCGGAGTCGGCTGGCTGATCCTGTTCCGCACCCTGCAGGGCGTCGCCGGCGCTGCCATCCTCGTCTCTTCGCTCGCCATCCTCGCCGACGCCTTCGACGGGACAGACCGCACCCGCGCGATCGGCGTGTGGTCGGCCGTGGCCGGCATCGCCCTGGTCGTCGGCCCACTCGTCGGTGGTCTGGTCGTGGACGGACTGGGGTGGCGGTGGATCTTCTGGATCAACGTGCCGATCTCGTTGGTGAGCATCGCGGCCGGGCGCAGGGTGCTGCGCGAGTCGCGTCGCGGCGGCCACGACCGCCAACTCGACCGCGGCGGCCAGATCCTCGCCGTTCTCATGCTGGGCGCCCTGGCCTGGGGGCTGTCGGAGACAGCCGCGGAGCCTGGGTCGGTCATCGGGTGGCTGGCGCTCGGCGCCTCGGTCCTGCTCGCGGCGGGATTCGTCGCGGTGGAGCGCCGGTGCGCGACGCCGCTCGTGCCACTGTCGGTGTTCCGTTCGCGAACGTTCCGGGGCGCCAACCTCGCCTCGCTGCTGGTCAACTTCGCGACTCTCGGTCTGCTCTACCTGCTCAGCCTCGATTTCGAGCATGTGGACGGCCGGTCAGCCACCGCTACGGGCATCCGCATCGCTCCGCTGTTCGCGGCCTATGCCGCCGTCAGCATGCTCGCCGGGCGGATCGCCGACCGGTTCGGCCAGCGCGTCCCGGGGACGCTTGGCGGCTTGGCCGCCGGTACGGGTGTCGCGCTCGTCGCAGTCGAGCGGGCGTCGGGAGCCGCTGCCGGCGCCGGTCTGGTACTCGCGGGCGTGGGCATCGGGCTGGCGCTGCCGGCGGTGGTGTCGAGCGCGGTCACGGCCGTCCCGGGAGCGCGGGCCGGCCTCGGGTCCGGGCTGAACAACACCGCCCGCCAGATCGGCGGAACCCTCGGCATCGCGCTGCTCGGCGGAGTAGTCGCGGGCGCCGGAAGTGAGCGGGCGGGTATCGGCCGAGCGCTCATCGCG is a genomic window of Pseudofrankia inefficax containing:
- a CDS encoding prephenate dehydratase; translation: MTTTFDPAPGASVGYLGPAGTFTHRTVLADPVLAALRHVPCADPDELMARLSDGSVTYGVLAWENSVAGLVGPTADLLAGLGTGKAVDPSERSQARLHRDVVIPVRFQLVGLHGASPEALRTVSSHPHALDQCRAWLAEHAPRSSLVPAPSTTAALELALGDPTGRTAAVTPNAGPAAPRLSVLADDIGETATAETRFVVLGRDEPARTGRERTVIACFQQRDRPGSLMTVLEPFARAGIDLLRIESRPTRDGLGRFYFLIEWRGHPDDPPPRAVLRELAERAVRVRVLGTFDEPSPSRPTPSRPRKAG
- a CDS encoding chorismate mutase — translated: MTAGELDARPHPAPIRSRPTGLDLLGPEAPDIATIDSVTGGREIIDELDDLIRDVIVLRRRVAWRIQKLRMTAGGGRIEMSREYEVTRRFLDALGPAGSEVAVALLLLCRGPAPSVDVRPSTEHDIDAGHAAR
- a CDS encoding MFS transporter — translated: MSLRTPSTAEATVAGGNAGADQPVAGCWSRRDWSVLLITCVGLFVTQLDLTVVNVAVGAIGRRLHASTGAVTWVVDGYFVTFAAFMIGFGDVGDLFGRRRVFLAGLAGFAAASTGCAAAPGVGWLILFRTLQGVAGAAILVSSLAILADAFDGTDRTRAIGVWSAVAGIALVVGPLVGGLVVDGLGWRWIFWINVPISLVSIAAGRRVLRESRRGGHDRQLDRGGQILAVLMLGALAWGLSETAAEPGSVIGWLALGASVLLAAGFVAVERRCATPLVPLSVFRSRTFRGANLASLLVNFATLGLLYLLSLDFEHVDGRSATATGIRIAPLFAAYAAVSMLAGRIADRFGQRVPGTLGGLAAGTGVALVAVERASGAAAGAGLVLAGVGIGLALPAVVSSAVTAVPGARAGLGSGLNNTARQIGGTLGIALLGGVVAGAGSERAGIGRALIAVAAAYTVAAALAASTLRRPTPARGGPAHIPSPGGSDGHHGRQQP